One window of the Oncorhynchus mykiss isolate Arlee chromosome 5, USDA_OmykA_1.1, whole genome shotgun sequence genome contains the following:
- the hps3 gene encoding Hermansky-Pudlak syndrome 3 protein isoform X6: MVHVYNCHPFASQQIVPTEQEPGLVCCGGGALFVVSAGGCKIEAFQLGEEGCPLICRFATMGTVQSILHSEIGDYLVTIEEKNNAPYLRAYTNWRYQAAEKTRVGVRLLGHFLRGSSMRGAPKEQMEIIEIPLFERPLCVACCGVTGDLLVGCPKSLVLFSLKRQALNDKLSILDFERCLIIHLPGLSPQQVAICAGYIAMQTELEVLVVKLERLPGAAFTQKSADKKPQDHSLVPQDMITGAEHDNETEGRREGLAGHRDHDDFFIFPKHQELLGDRAKDCGVKISLEWTGMESEARGNLIITYILYRRFAPDFFQDCSVEETHLHSLQFHPVFTSNQEVCVEGGRGVEPTCLFCFFSLPKTGYLYSVRGGVQMVSAYQYPEKAQQAVLSDLFLHIITKNALQCFSVRCAAVAARAEDPYIDTTMKACPPVTMELCALRIQQFIGLKALCHYRHHVVLLTTADVETREDTERTARRVMNRKSPFTKPQNPSEMGHGWNLYVVNTVPPLQLYNEMVEYSKTYEETNPLSHSRLHLLSEAHLLLRATLLDPRVGNPVERPQTTGQNLAQALGYNTTRTADRQELQQAFQESCAQLGDCFSRFDKRDCHLALPYYKMSGLSLTEVISRNRGLSNSLCGYGKGFLFFLKHSLYEETLELLTEETANEVLDIFGVAEPSQLPHVIASPSMARASPDCGLAHLERLESIGAPSVPLTLSKAALALRMADLQLYRQHMDRHTEMLQVYGFIEEAKLLLHGRGDTVVPTLLARHLRDNQDGLLVAAMVALHENDKVKLDEADLFFQELCGDVSGPQGGPQLLVDFWEALLMASSQEAVIQELLFRLTAVYIDRVTRRDGRGFKPLKSADDLINWCSHYGVLYPWVSILTPAHFNIIPEDLHKLQSLLCGPTLDVSSILPLLEQLPDEDNAGLSVHVLCATKLGHYESSIERLLDRCPQAIIPYANHELQNNNMALWWQKLFPELCERTRATQGENTILLAALKETLVVVAMELNPLELLDLLPDDGTVHFFLPHLLECSQRNLMM; encoded by the exons GGGACTACCTGGTGACCATCGAGGAGAAGAACAACGCCCCCTACCTACGCGCCTACACCAACTGGCGCTACCAAGCGGCTGAGAAGACCCGCGTTGGCGTGCGTCTGCTCGGTCATTTCCTGCGCGGCTCGTCCATGCGCGGGGCTCCCAAGGAGCAGATGGAGATCATTGAGATTCCACTGTTTGAGCGTCCGCTGTGTGTGGCGTGCTGTGGGGTGACCGGAGACCTGCTGGTGGGGTGTCCTAAGAGCCTGGTGCTGTTCAGTCTAAAGAGACAGGCCCTCAACGACAAGCTCTCCATCCTGGACTTTGAGCGCTGTCTCATCATCCACCTCCCGGGACTGTCGCCCCAACAG GTGGCGATCTGTGCAGGGTACATTGCAATGCAGACAGAGCTGGAGGTGCTGGTGGTCAAACTGGAGAGACTTCCTGGTGCTGCTTTTACCCAGAAGTCAGCTGACAAGAAGCCCCAGGACCACAGTCTGGTCCCCCAAGATATGATCACTGGAGCAGAACACGACAACGAGACGG aggggaggagagagggtctGGCTGGTCACCGTGACCATGATGACTTCTTCATTTTCCCCAAGCACCAAGAGCTCCTGGGGGACAGGGCTAAGGACTGTGGGGTCAAGATCTCCCTGGAGTGGACAGGCATGGAGAGTGAGGCCAGGGGCAACCTCATCATCACCTATATCTTATacag GCGTTTTGCTCCAGACTTCTTCCAGGACTGTAGTGTTGAGGAGACCCACCTGCACTCCCTGCAGTTTCACCCAGTGTTCACCA GCAACCAGGAAGTATGTgtggaggggggtagaggggtggagccGACGTGTTTGTTCTGTTTCTTCTCGCTGCCCAAGACGGGCTATTTGTACAGCGTGAGGGGCGGGGTTCAGATGGTCTCAGCCTATCAGTATCCAGAGAAGGCCCAGCAGGCCGTCCTCTCTGACCTCTTCCTCCACATCATCACAAA GAATGCTCTCCAGTGCTTCTCAGTGAGGTGTGCAGCAGTGGCAGCCAGAGCTGAGGACCCTTACATCGATACCACCATGAAG GCCTGTCCTCCCGTCACCATGGAGTTGTGTGCTCTGCGTATTCAGCAGTTCATTGGTCTGAAGGCTCTGTGTCACTACCGACACCACGTCGTCCTGCTGACCACTGCAGATGTGGAGACCAgggaggacacagagaggacCGCACGCAGAGTCAT GAACAGGAAGTCACCCTTCACCAAGCCCCAGAATCCCAGTGAGATGGGTCACGGCTGGAACCTGTACGTGGTCAACACCGTCCCCCCCCTCCAGCTCTACAACGAGATG GTGGAGTACAGTAAGACGTATGAGGAGACCAACCCTCTGTCTCACAGCCGTCTGCACCTGCTCAGTGAAGCCCACCTCCTCCTGAGAGCCACGCTCCTGGACCCCCGGGTTGGAAACCCTGTAGAACGGCCTCAGACCACTGGTCAGAACCTAGCCCAGGCCCTGGGATATAATACAACCCGCACCGCAGACAGACAGGAGCTGCAGCAGGCCTTCCAGGAGAGCTGTGCCCAGTTAGGAGACTGCTTCAGCAG GTTTGATAAGCGGGACTGCCACCTGGCCCTGCCCTACTATAAGATGTCAGGCCTGTCTCTGACAGAGgtgatctccaggaacaggggtCTGTCTAACAGCCTCTGTGGCTACGGGAAGGGCTTTCTCTTCTTCCTCAAACACTCCCTCTATGAGGAGACCCTGGAGCTGCTCACTGAG gagACGGCCAACGAGGTGCTGGATATCTTCGGTGTGGCCGAGCCGTCCCAGCTTCCCCATGTTATAGCCAGCCCTTCCATGGCCAGAGCTAGCCCTGACTGTGGCCTGGCCCACCTAGAGCGGCTGGAGTCCATCGGAGCCCCCTCCGTACCCCTCACCCTGTCCAAGGCTGCCCTGGCCCTGCGTATGGCAGACCTGCAGCTCTACAGGCAACACATGGACCGACACACAGAG ATGCTGCAGGTGTATGGGTTCATCGAGGAAGCCAAGCTGCTGCTGCACGGCAGAGGGGATACGGTGGTACCTACTCTCCTGGCTCGTCACCTCAGGGACAACCAGGACGGCCTGCTGGTGGCAGCCATGGTGGCGCTGCACGAGAACGACAAGGTCAAACTGGACGAGGCTGACCTCTTCTTCCAG GAGCTGTGTGGGGATGTGTCAGGGCCCCAGGGAGGCCCTCAGCTGCTGGTTGACTTCTGGGAAGCCTTGCTGATGGCCTCGTCACAGGAAGCCGTCATCCAGGAGCTGCTGTTCCGCCTCACCGCTGTCTACATCGATCGCGTCACACGCCGAGACGGCCGTGGATTCAAACCGCTCAAGAGCGCAGACGACCtg ATTAACTGGTGTTCCCACTATGGTGTGTTGTACCCCTGGGTCAGCATCCTGACTCCAGCTCACTTCAACATCATTCCAGAGGACCTCCACAAACTACAG TCCCTGCTGTGCGGTCCCACCCTGGACGTGTCATCCATCCTGCCCCTGTTGGAGCAGCTGCCTGACGAGGACAACGCCGGGCTCAGTGTGCACGTGCTCTGTGCCACCAAGCTGGGTCACTACGAGAGCTCCATCGAGAGGTTGCTAGACCGCTGTCCTCAGGCCATCATCCCTTATGCTAATCATGAGCTGCAGAACAACAACATG GCTCTGTGGTGGCAGAAGCTGTTCCCCGAGCTGTGTGAGAGAACCAGAGCAACACAGGGAGAGAACACCATCCTGCTGGCTGCACTCAAAG AAACGCTGGTGGTGGTTGCCATGGAGCTGAACCCCCTGGAGTTGCTGGACCTGTTGCCTGACGACGGGACGGTCCACTTCTTCCTGCCTCACCTGCTGGAGTGCAGCCAGAGAAACCTCATGATGTGA
- the hps3 gene encoding Hermansky-Pudlak syndrome 3 protein isoform X9 produces the protein MVHVYNCHPFASQQIVPTEQEPGLVCCGGGALFVVSAGGCKIEAFQLGEEGCPLICRFATMGTVQSILHSEIGDYLVTIEEKNNAPYLRAYTNWRYQAAEKTRVGVRLLGHFLRGSSMRGAPKEQMEIIEIPLFERPLCVACCGVTGDLLVGCPKSLVLFSLKRQALNDKLSILDFERCLIIHLPGLSPQQVGMDVAICAGYIAMQTELEVLVVKLERLPGAAFTQKSADKKPQDHSLVPQDMITGAEHDNETGCVYTVLYSPEGRREGLAGHRDHDDFFIFPKHQELLGDRAKDCGVKISLEWTGMESEARGNLIITYILYRRFAPDFFQDCSVEETHLHSLQFHPVFTSNQEVCVEGGRGVEPTCLFCFFSLPKTGYLYSVRGGVQMVSAYQYPEKAQQAVLSDLFLHIITKNALQCFSVRCAAVAARAEDPYIDTTMKACPPVTMELCALRIQQFIGLKALCHYRHHVVLLTTADVETREDTERTARRVIEYKDHKTLRGIFLAVGIEPSTTPALKHFLAHSFLNRKSPFTKPQNPSEMGHGWNLYVVNTVPPLQLYNEMVEYSKTYEETNPLSHSRLHLLSEAHLLLRATLLDPRVGNPVERPQTTGQNLAQALGYNTTRTADRQELQQAFQESCAQLGDCFSRFDKRDCHLALPYYKMSGLSLTEVISRNRGLSNSLCGYGKGFLFFLKHSLYEETLELLTEETANEVLDIFGVAEPSQLPHVIASPSMARASPDCGLAHLERLESIGAPSVPLTLSKAALALRMADLQLYRQHMDRHTEMLQVYGFIEEAKLLLHGRGDTVVPTLLARHLRDNQDGLLVAAMVALHENDKVKLDEADLFFQELCGDVSGPQGGPQLLVDFWEALLMASSQEAVIQELLFRLTAVYIDRVTRRDGRGFKPLKSADDLINWCSHYGVL, from the exons GGGACTACCTGGTGACCATCGAGGAGAAGAACAACGCCCCCTACCTACGCGCCTACACCAACTGGCGCTACCAAGCGGCTGAGAAGACCCGCGTTGGCGTGCGTCTGCTCGGTCATTTCCTGCGCGGCTCGTCCATGCGCGGGGCTCCCAAGGAGCAGATGGAGATCATTGAGATTCCACTGTTTGAGCGTCCGCTGTGTGTGGCGTGCTGTGGGGTGACCGGAGACCTGCTGGTGGGGTGTCCTAAGAGCCTGGTGCTGTTCAGTCTAAAGAGACAGGCCCTCAACGACAAGCTCTCCATCCTGGACTTTGAGCGCTGTCTCATCATCCACCTCCCGGGACTGTCGCCCCAACAGGTAGGGATGGAT GTGGCGATCTGTGCAGGGTACATTGCAATGCAGACAGAGCTGGAGGTGCTGGTGGTCAAACTGGAGAGACTTCCTGGTGCTGCTTTTACCCAGAAGTCAGCTGACAAGAAGCCCCAGGACCACAGTCTGGTCCCCCAAGATATGATCACTGGAGCAGAACACGACAACGAGACGG GTTGTGTTTACACTGTGTTGTATTcgccagaggggaggagagagggtctGGCTGGTCACCGTGACCATGATGACTTCTTCATTTTCCCCAAGCACCAAGAGCTCCTGGGGGACAGGGCTAAGGACTGTGGGGTCAAGATCTCCCTGGAGTGGACAGGCATGGAGAGTGAGGCCAGGGGCAACCTCATCATCACCTATATCTTATacag GCGTTTTGCTCCAGACTTCTTCCAGGACTGTAGTGTTGAGGAGACCCACCTGCACTCCCTGCAGTTTCACCCAGTGTTCACCA GCAACCAGGAAGTATGTgtggaggggggtagaggggtggagccGACGTGTTTGTTCTGTTTCTTCTCGCTGCCCAAGACGGGCTATTTGTACAGCGTGAGGGGCGGGGTTCAGATGGTCTCAGCCTATCAGTATCCAGAGAAGGCCCAGCAGGCCGTCCTCTCTGACCTCTTCCTCCACATCATCACAAA GAATGCTCTCCAGTGCTTCTCAGTGAGGTGTGCAGCAGTGGCAGCCAGAGCTGAGGACCCTTACATCGATACCACCATGAAG GCCTGTCCTCCCGTCACCATGGAGTTGTGTGCTCTGCGTATTCAGCAGTTCATTGGTCTGAAGGCTCTGTGTCACTACCGACACCACGTCGTCCTGCTGACCACTGCAGATGTGGAGACCAgggaggacacagagaggacCGCACGCAGAGTCAT AGAATACAAAGATCACAAAACCCTTAGGGGGATTTTCCTAGCAGTAGGTATAGAGCCTTCCACCACGCCGGCTCTGAAGCATTTTCTGGCCCACTCCTTCCT GAACAGGAAGTCACCCTTCACCAAGCCCCAGAATCCCAGTGAGATGGGTCACGGCTGGAACCTGTACGTGGTCAACACCGTCCCCCCCCTCCAGCTCTACAACGAGATG GTGGAGTACAGTAAGACGTATGAGGAGACCAACCCTCTGTCTCACAGCCGTCTGCACCTGCTCAGTGAAGCCCACCTCCTCCTGAGAGCCACGCTCCTGGACCCCCGGGTTGGAAACCCTGTAGAACGGCCTCAGACCACTGGTCAGAACCTAGCCCAGGCCCTGGGATATAATACAACCCGCACCGCAGACAGACAGGAGCTGCAGCAGGCCTTCCAGGAGAGCTGTGCCCAGTTAGGAGACTGCTTCAGCAG GTTTGATAAGCGGGACTGCCACCTGGCCCTGCCCTACTATAAGATGTCAGGCCTGTCTCTGACAGAGgtgatctccaggaacaggggtCTGTCTAACAGCCTCTGTGGCTACGGGAAGGGCTTTCTCTTCTTCCTCAAACACTCCCTCTATGAGGAGACCCTGGAGCTGCTCACTGAG gagACGGCCAACGAGGTGCTGGATATCTTCGGTGTGGCCGAGCCGTCCCAGCTTCCCCATGTTATAGCCAGCCCTTCCATGGCCAGAGCTAGCCCTGACTGTGGCCTGGCCCACCTAGAGCGGCTGGAGTCCATCGGAGCCCCCTCCGTACCCCTCACCCTGTCCAAGGCTGCCCTGGCCCTGCGTATGGCAGACCTGCAGCTCTACAGGCAACACATGGACCGACACACAGAG ATGCTGCAGGTGTATGGGTTCATCGAGGAAGCCAAGCTGCTGCTGCACGGCAGAGGGGATACGGTGGTACCTACTCTCCTGGCTCGTCACCTCAGGGACAACCAGGACGGCCTGCTGGTGGCAGCCATGGTGGCGCTGCACGAGAACGACAAGGTCAAACTGGACGAGGCTGACCTCTTCTTCCAG GAGCTGTGTGGGGATGTGTCAGGGCCCCAGGGAGGCCCTCAGCTGCTGGTTGACTTCTGGGAAGCCTTGCTGATGGCCTCGTCACAGGAAGCCGTCATCCAGGAGCTGCTGTTCCGCCTCACCGCTGTCTACATCGATCGCGTCACACGCCGAGACGGCCGTGGATTCAAACCGCTCAAGAGCGCAGACGACCtg ATTAACTGGTGTTCCCACTATGGTGTGTTGTAA
- the hps3 gene encoding Hermansky-Pudlak syndrome 3 protein isoform X7 yields MVHVYNCHPFASQQIVPTEQEPGLVCCGGGALFVVSAGGCKIEAFQLGEEGCPLICRFATMGTVQSILHSEIGDYLVTIEEKNNAPYLRAYTNWRYQAAEKTRVGVRLLGHFLRGSSMRGAPKEQMEIIEIPLFERPLCVACCGVTGDLLVGCPKSLVLFSLKRQALNDKLSILDFERCLIIHLPGLSPQQVGMDVAICAGYIAMQTELEVLVVKLERLPGAAFTQKSADKKPQDHSLVPQDMITGAEHDNETGCVYTVLYSPEGRREGLAGHRDHDDFFIFPKHQELLGDRAKDCGVKISLEWTGMESEARGNLIITYILYRRFAPDFFQDCSVEETHLHSLQFHPVFTSNQEVCVEGGRGVEPTCLFCFFSLPKTGYLYSVRGGVQMVSAYQYPEKAQQAVLSDLFLHIITKNALQCFSVRCAAVAARAEDPYIDTTMKACPPVTMELCALRIQQFIGLKALCHYRHHVVLLTTADVETREDTERTARRVIEYKDHKTLRGIFLAVGIEPSTTPALKHFLAHSFLNRKSPFTKPQNPSEMGHGWNLYVVNTVPPLQLYNEMVEYSKTYEETNPLSHSRLHLLSEAHLLLRATLLDPRVGNPVERPQTTGQNLAQALGYNTTRTADRQELQQAFQESCAQLGDCFSRFDKRDCHLALPYYKMSGLSLTEVISRNRGLSNSLCGYGKGFLFFLKHSLYEETLELLTEETANEVLDIFGVAEPSQLPHVIASPSMARASPDCGLAHLERLESIGAPSVPLTLSKAALALRMADLQLYRQHMDRHTEMLQVYGFIEEAKLLLHGRGDTVVPTLLARHLRDNQDGLLVAAMVALHENDKVKLDEADLFFQELCGDVSGPQGGPQLLVDFWEALLMASSQEAVIQELLFRLTAVYIDRVTRRDGRGFKPLKSADDLINWCSHYGVLYPWVTVSVLQINWCSHYGVL; encoded by the exons GGGACTACCTGGTGACCATCGAGGAGAAGAACAACGCCCCCTACCTACGCGCCTACACCAACTGGCGCTACCAAGCGGCTGAGAAGACCCGCGTTGGCGTGCGTCTGCTCGGTCATTTCCTGCGCGGCTCGTCCATGCGCGGGGCTCCCAAGGAGCAGATGGAGATCATTGAGATTCCACTGTTTGAGCGTCCGCTGTGTGTGGCGTGCTGTGGGGTGACCGGAGACCTGCTGGTGGGGTGTCCTAAGAGCCTGGTGCTGTTCAGTCTAAAGAGACAGGCCCTCAACGACAAGCTCTCCATCCTGGACTTTGAGCGCTGTCTCATCATCCACCTCCCGGGACTGTCGCCCCAACAGGTAGGGATGGAT GTGGCGATCTGTGCAGGGTACATTGCAATGCAGACAGAGCTGGAGGTGCTGGTGGTCAAACTGGAGAGACTTCCTGGTGCTGCTTTTACCCAGAAGTCAGCTGACAAGAAGCCCCAGGACCACAGTCTGGTCCCCCAAGATATGATCACTGGAGCAGAACACGACAACGAGACGG GTTGTGTTTACACTGTGTTGTATTcgccagaggggaggagagagggtctGGCTGGTCACCGTGACCATGATGACTTCTTCATTTTCCCCAAGCACCAAGAGCTCCTGGGGGACAGGGCTAAGGACTGTGGGGTCAAGATCTCCCTGGAGTGGACAGGCATGGAGAGTGAGGCCAGGGGCAACCTCATCATCACCTATATCTTATacag GCGTTTTGCTCCAGACTTCTTCCAGGACTGTAGTGTTGAGGAGACCCACCTGCACTCCCTGCAGTTTCACCCAGTGTTCACCA GCAACCAGGAAGTATGTgtggaggggggtagaggggtggagccGACGTGTTTGTTCTGTTTCTTCTCGCTGCCCAAGACGGGCTATTTGTACAGCGTGAGGGGCGGGGTTCAGATGGTCTCAGCCTATCAGTATCCAGAGAAGGCCCAGCAGGCCGTCCTCTCTGACCTCTTCCTCCACATCATCACAAA GAATGCTCTCCAGTGCTTCTCAGTGAGGTGTGCAGCAGTGGCAGCCAGAGCTGAGGACCCTTACATCGATACCACCATGAAG GCCTGTCCTCCCGTCACCATGGAGTTGTGTGCTCTGCGTATTCAGCAGTTCATTGGTCTGAAGGCTCTGTGTCACTACCGACACCACGTCGTCCTGCTGACCACTGCAGATGTGGAGACCAgggaggacacagagaggacCGCACGCAGAGTCAT AGAATACAAAGATCACAAAACCCTTAGGGGGATTTTCCTAGCAGTAGGTATAGAGCCTTCCACCACGCCGGCTCTGAAGCATTTTCTGGCCCACTCCTTCCT GAACAGGAAGTCACCCTTCACCAAGCCCCAGAATCCCAGTGAGATGGGTCACGGCTGGAACCTGTACGTGGTCAACACCGTCCCCCCCCTCCAGCTCTACAACGAGATG GTGGAGTACAGTAAGACGTATGAGGAGACCAACCCTCTGTCTCACAGCCGTCTGCACCTGCTCAGTGAAGCCCACCTCCTCCTGAGAGCCACGCTCCTGGACCCCCGGGTTGGAAACCCTGTAGAACGGCCTCAGACCACTGGTCAGAACCTAGCCCAGGCCCTGGGATATAATACAACCCGCACCGCAGACAGACAGGAGCTGCAGCAGGCCTTCCAGGAGAGCTGTGCCCAGTTAGGAGACTGCTTCAGCAG GTTTGATAAGCGGGACTGCCACCTGGCCCTGCCCTACTATAAGATGTCAGGCCTGTCTCTGACAGAGgtgatctccaggaacaggggtCTGTCTAACAGCCTCTGTGGCTACGGGAAGGGCTTTCTCTTCTTCCTCAAACACTCCCTCTATGAGGAGACCCTGGAGCTGCTCACTGAG gagACGGCCAACGAGGTGCTGGATATCTTCGGTGTGGCCGAGCCGTCCCAGCTTCCCCATGTTATAGCCAGCCCTTCCATGGCCAGAGCTAGCCCTGACTGTGGCCTGGCCCACCTAGAGCGGCTGGAGTCCATCGGAGCCCCCTCCGTACCCCTCACCCTGTCCAAGGCTGCCCTGGCCCTGCGTATGGCAGACCTGCAGCTCTACAGGCAACACATGGACCGACACACAGAG ATGCTGCAGGTGTATGGGTTCATCGAGGAAGCCAAGCTGCTGCTGCACGGCAGAGGGGATACGGTGGTACCTACTCTCCTGGCTCGTCACCTCAGGGACAACCAGGACGGCCTGCTGGTGGCAGCCATGGTGGCGCTGCACGAGAACGACAAGGTCAAACTGGACGAGGCTGACCTCTTCTTCCAG GAGCTGTGTGGGGATGTGTCAGGGCCCCAGGGAGGCCCTCAGCTGCTGGTTGACTTCTGGGAAGCCTTGCTGATGGCCTCGTCACAGGAAGCCGTCATCCAGGAGCTGCTGTTCCGCCTCACCGCTGTCTACATCGATCGCGTCACACGCCGAGACGGCCGTGGATTCAAACCGCTCAAGAGCGCAGACGACCtg ATTAACTGGTGTTCCCACTATGGTGTGTTGTACCCCTGGGTAACGGTTTCTGTGTTACAGATTAACTGGTGTTCCCACTACGGTGTGTTGTAA